One genomic segment of Schlesneria paludicola DSM 18645 includes these proteins:
- a CDS encoding APC family permease has protein sequence MSEKLATDEEESGPLSLWDAVSLIIGIVIGSTIYKTPGLIFSNVPNPWAGLGLWVLCGFLSFVGALCYAELATTYPRSGGEYNYLSRAYGSWAGFLFGWSQLAIIQTGSIGALSYVFAEYAAEVFNAKPDTVVWFALAAVIGLTALNMIGLHAGRHVQKALVVAKLLGLVLTIIAGLSSRAEAGFAVKTPVNGPGWPLAMILVLYAYGGWNDAAFVTAEVKNRSRNIPRALLLGMGLISIVYLLINFAYLRALGFEGLRNSSRPAADALSATFGGNAGRIMSLLVMISALGGLNGLILAVSRVHATVGADHALFARLGYWSPRTHTPVWSLFVQGAVTVLMIAGIGTEAGRRLIDELFRRGSIPAVPWDRYFNSGFETLYAASAPIFWLFFLSTGIAYFVLRVKDHNRLRPFSAPWFPLCPILFCATCAFGLYSSVNYAAPLLPLIAVPFLAGLPLFAISQWLGRKPTQAI, from the coding sequence TTGTCTGAGAAACTCGCGACAGACGAAGAAGAATCCGGCCCTTTGTCGCTTTGGGACGCGGTTAGCTTGATCATCGGGATCGTGATCGGCAGCACGATCTACAAAACGCCCGGGCTGATTTTCAGCAATGTTCCCAATCCCTGGGCGGGACTCGGCCTGTGGGTTCTGTGCGGATTTCTGTCGTTCGTCGGAGCGCTCTGCTATGCGGAACTGGCCACGACCTATCCACGCTCGGGCGGTGAGTACAATTACTTGTCACGTGCCTACGGTTCCTGGGCGGGCTTTCTGTTTGGCTGGTCGCAGCTCGCGATTATTCAGACCGGAAGCATCGGCGCCTTGTCGTATGTGTTCGCGGAATATGCGGCCGAGGTTTTCAATGCCAAACCGGATACGGTGGTCTGGTTCGCGCTCGCAGCGGTGATCGGGTTGACGGCGCTCAACATGATTGGCCTTCATGCGGGCCGACATGTCCAGAAAGCGCTGGTTGTCGCCAAATTACTGGGGCTGGTCCTGACAATCATCGCGGGATTATCAAGCCGCGCGGAAGCGGGCTTCGCGGTCAAGACCCCCGTCAATGGACCAGGTTGGCCACTCGCAATGATTCTCGTTCTCTACGCGTATGGCGGCTGGAACGATGCAGCCTTTGTGACGGCCGAAGTCAAAAATCGCAGCCGGAACATTCCCCGCGCGTTGCTGCTCGGAATGGGGCTGATTTCGATCGTCTATCTGCTCATCAACTTCGCCTATCTGCGAGCATTGGGTTTCGAAGGGCTTCGCAATTCATCCCGTCCAGCGGCAGACGCCTTGTCGGCCACGTTCGGTGGAAATGCTGGTCGCATCATGAGCCTTCTGGTCATGATTTCGGCACTCGGCGGATTAAATGGTTTGATCCTGGCGGTTTCCCGTGTGCATGCGACCGTGGGGGCCGACCATGCGCTGTTCGCGCGACTGGGGTACTGGTCACCACGCACGCACACTCCTGTCTGGTCCCTGTTTGTGCAAGGTGCCGTCACGGTCCTGATGATCGCTGGAATCGGTACCGAGGCGGGTCGCCGCCTCATCGATGAACTCTTTCGCCGCGGCTCGATCCCCGCCGTTCCCTGGGATCGTTACTTCAACAGTGGGTTCGAAACCCTGTACGCCGCCTCGGCACCGATCTTCTGGCTGTTCTTCTTGAGCACCGGGATCGCCTACTTCGTCCTGCGCGTGAAAGACCATAATCGGCTGCGGCCCTTTTCGGCGCCATGGTTTCCGCTGTGCCCGATCCTGTTCTGCGCGACGTGCGCGTTCGGACTGTACTCGTCAGTCAACTATGCAGCACCACTCCTACCTCTGATTGCGGTCCCCTTCCTGGCGGGACTACCGCTGTTCGCGATCAGCCAATGGCTTGGCCGAAAGCCGACACAAGCGATCTGA